The genomic interval CCATGAATAGCTCTACGTCCACTTTGCCCGAGATATACTTCATTAAGATATGCCTCAAGAATTTCGTCTTTGCTGTAATGCAATTCAACTAGCAAGGCCATTAATGCTTCAGTAGCCTTACGCTTAAGCGAACGCTCACGGGTTAAGAAAAAGTTTTTCACCAATTGCTGGGTTAATGTTGAGCCACCCTGAACCAGCCCGCCGCGCTGTATGTTCACAACCATGGCTCGGGCAATGCCTTTTAGACTAATGCCAAAATGATCGTAGAAATCTCGGTCCTCAACAGCAACCAAAGTATCAATCAATAGCTGTGGCACCTCTTCAAGTTGGATGAGCTCTCGATCTTCATTATGTTTGGGATATATGCCACCTATCATTAGTGGCTCAAGCCGCGCAATATCAGCAGGCGCGCCATCCACCCATAAAGCTTTTATTTGGTGCCCACGAATACTTAGCCGTACTCGGGCGGCATCCTCATTGCCGTCAAACAAAGGGAAGAAACGACGATAGATATCCACATCCACATCTGCACCACTACCCGTCATAGTGTAGTGGCCAGGGGCGACAATATTAGGCACACGGCGGTAGCCAACCTGCTCCAGCTCTTGGATAAGGAATTTCGCCTTTAAATCCAAACCCGGATATAGTTCCATCGGACGCGCATAGACTTTAGCCGGTAACGCCCAGCGTTTGCCTTCAAATTTACTGCGTACTTGAGCATCAAGATAGGCAAGCAATATCCCCAAAATAACCATGCCGACGATGGCTAACTTGAAGCTCCAAGATAAGAATGTTCTAAAACGACTGCGAGTTGCTGATTTTTTCATTGCGCCAGTATAGCCGACCTGATGAACGAAGGCATGAGGCAATTTCCCACCTGATTCACACCCTGCTACACTTCTTCGCCAATTGTCTTCATCGAATAAGAAAAGGAAACATCATGGCCCAGTATCATGTTTATGGCATAGGTAACGCCCTTGTAGATAAAGAGTTTGAAGTGAGCGATGCGTTTTTCGCCGAAAATGGTATCGAAAAGGGTCAAATGACTTTATTAGATCAGGCTCAGCAAGAATCATTACTGACTAAACTTATGGACCAATTTGGTTTAAAAAACCGAGCTGGTGGAGGCTCTGCGGCAAACACCATCTTCGCAGCCCAGTATTTAGGAGCCAAAACATTCTACAGCTGCAACGTTGCCAATGATGAGACTGGTGATTTCTTCATCAAGGACTTAACCAGCGCAGGTATTGATACCAATCTTGGCGATGATCGTGAAGACGGCACAACTGGAAAGTGCATGGTTATGATTACCCCTGATGCCGAGCGCACGATGAACACCTATTTGGGTATCACTGCCGATCTCAATCATGAACATATCACCCCTGATGCACTGCATCAAAGTGAATACGCTTATATTGAGGGCTACTTGGTCACTAATGACGGTGCTCGTGACGCCGCCATAAAATGTAAACGTCTAGCAGAAGAAAAAGGCGTGAAAACAGCCATGACGTTTAGTGATCCCGCCATGGTACAGTTCTTTAAAGATGGAATCACAGAAATGCTAGATGGAGGTGTTGATCTTCTGTTTTGCAACGAGCAAGAAGCTAAGTTGTACGCAGGAGTCGAATCTCTTGAAGACGCAAAGCAGGCTATAAGCAAGTTGGCCAAAACATATGCGATTACTCGAGGTGCAAAAGGTGCGTTGGTTTTTGATGGCCAGCAAGAACACATCATTGAGCCATTTGCAGCGAAAGCCGTTGATAGCAATGGAGCGGGAGATAATTTTGCAGGAGCCTTTCTTTATGGCATTACCAACGGCCTAGATTTTGCGCAAGCAGGCAAATTGGCGAGCCGCATTAGCTCCCAAGTAGTTAGCCAATTTGGCCCCCGTTTACGCGCTGAACAGTATGCGGAAATCAAAGCTGAACTGAACCTGTAATATCAGCCTAATATCAACACGTCTTTTTAACACAGGTAGCTAGCGGAAATAGCTGCCTGTGTTACATTTAATCTATTAGTATGATGTTCGGTATCGATGCGAAACCATAAATGATTATTTTTATTATTGATGACCACCAAATGTTCGCTGAAGCGATGCGAACTGTGGTGCAAGGCTTCTTTAATGATAGCCAAATTGATATTTTTACTGATCCCAAAAAAGCTTTAGAGAGCATTGATAGAATCCAACCCGATCTAATTATTCTAGACTTAGAAATGATTGGGATAACAGGATTGATTATGCTTGATATACTCTCTCAAAATCGTCAGAACATTCCAATTCTAATCTGCTCTGGCAATCTTAATGAACATAACAAGCAACGTGTCATTAATGCAGGGGCCAAAGGTTTTTTAAGCAAAACCGAAGGCATGCAACAAATACGTGAAGCTATCGAAGCGCTTTTAGCAGGGAAAACATACCCTAAAGAAGCTTGCCAGTACTTATCAGAAACACAGACATCTTTATTATCGAACAGACAGCGCATTATCTTGGGTTTAATGCAATCGGGTCTATCCAATTCAGAAATGGCAGAAGCACTATACGTCAGTACAAACACCATCAAAACTCACGTTCGATTAATGTACAATTCGCTGGATGTAAACAGTCGAATTGCCTGTATCAACAAAGCCCGGGAGTTAGGACTAATCGATCCCATTTAAAACAAGATCGAGAGCTTCATAAATTGCTTTAGACGAAACAGGTTTAAATAAAACCGTTAGACCGCTGTTACGTAATACCTGCAGTCTTTCAGGCGATGTATTTCCCGTTATAACAATAATAGAGATGTCGGGCAGAGACTTTTTCACCAGCGCAATAACATCCAAAGCATCTTTCCCATCAGCTAGCCGATCATCTGTGATTAAAACATGAGGCAGCCAATCCAAAGTTAAAGTCTGTTGTACTTCGTCCAAACTTGTTGCTAACGATACATCGTGATTTACACTAACTAATACAGCAGACATTGCATCTGCAACCTGCTCTTCATCTTCCACTAACAATATGCGTAAATTTCTTTGTGTCGATGGTATAGGCTCTATTTCAGGTTTTAACTGCTTGACATCGCTGGCTGGTAAAGAAAGTCTTACACACGTCCCTTTTTCAATTTCTGAATCTATGGTTAACTCAATCTCATGTAATGTACATAGTCTTTTAACAATGGGTAGCCCCAACCCCATGCCTTGTGTTGGCGTCAACACATGATTCTCAAATTGAACAAACTCCTCAAATGCTTCATCAATCTGTAGTCGGGTCATACCCACACCCGAATCAAGAACCTCAATTATAATTTGATCATCTTTCTTGTAGGCATTTAAGTGAATACTACCTTTATGGGTATAACGAATAGCATTAGTTAATAAATTGTCCAATATCTCAGATACTATGTTGGCATCCACGTTCGCATGTGTAGAGGTTATGTCACTTAGTAATTTCAGGTTCTTCTGCTCAGCCTGGATACTATGAGTAGAAATCAAGCGTTGCAGCAATGCATCGATAGGCTGAACAGTCTTATGAAGCTCGACAACGCCTGCATCAATTTTCGAAATATCAAGTAAGCGATCGAGCAGGCCGCTTGCACTATGCAAGCTATCCGTTAAACGATTGACAGTATCATCATTGCGCAGCTGACTGTTTGCTTGCATCGCTTCTGCATATAACCGAGCTGCTTGTATAGGTTGCCTTAAGTCATGACTCGCAACGGCTATAAATCGAGTCTTTGCTTGATTGCGTCTAAGGGCCAATTTCTCAGAACTATGATGTTCAAGCCGTAAGATAATGGCTTCCATATGAGTTCGATGAATCATAATACTGAACACAACCAGCGAGACCCATGTGAAGGGCGCGATAATGATTGGCAACCATTCATCACCAAAATCAACATCCAGCAAGTGCCAGCCAAAGCTATAAAAGACCGGGGTTAAGAAGGTGATATAAATATCAGGATAACAACCCATAGTAACAGAGGGCGTTGAAACTAATACAACCACCAGCATCAATACGGACAAAACTTGAACCTGAGAAGCGTCTGGAAAGAAAAGGAATGGTGTAAGAGCCCACAAGATCCCCCAGATAATCGACAAATAAAGATTTAACCAATGCCAAATCCTTACGTATTGCAAGTCATTACGGCCTTGATTTTCAGGAGGGTTTTTATGGTGATATCGGATAATAAAAAAAGAATTAAGAGCAACGAATGTGATTGCAGAAAACCATAGCCACAGAATTTCAATTGAACTAGATGAATAAAACATCATACCAACAAGGACTGCGCCGATAACAGAAGTGACCATGCGAGAGCCAACTTCTTTCATAAACAAGTTATGTCGTTCCCATTGGATTTCTTGAGCTAAAGGATGTGATTCCCAACCTGATGACAGTCTAGTTTTAATTGTCTCAATTAATGACTTCAATTTATTCGTCCATAAAAATAGATGACCTGATCTCAGGCCATCTATGACCCTTCTTAACCAATGCTACGATTGATCAGAAAGCTAAGAGGATACTGGAGAAAGTGTTTCAATTATCTTACCTGCATCCGTCGCATCATGACACCAAAGCTTTTGCCCAACACCCTGATTGGCAACACCAGTAATTACATCGGAACAGTTTATCGTACCTGAATCCGTTGATAGGGACATTGCATCGCTCAGTTTTAAATCTCTGCGATATCGAGCAACGACAATACCAGATTCACTAGAACTCGAAACCAAGTAAATTGTATCGTAGTCGGTAGCTGAAGTGGCGGGAATCATAAACATATCTTTTACAATCATAGACTGAGCAGTACCACTCACAAATGGATCATAAACAGTTTCATCAACCACTTCTACGGTCGGAGAGGTCAAAGCCGTATTCATATACTTTAAGATATTTGTGCCCTCACTATCGTCAAAAACTGTGAAATAAACATGACTATTCCAACTAGTAACTGATGAAATAGCGTCGCTATAATACTCTTTGTGCTCTAGGCTGATTGCATCCACGTCAATAGCATTGACTTCATCTACTGCTTTTTCTGTATCAATAGTCAATAAAACCTTGGCGAGTGATTCTCTATTTTCACCCCCACCACTAGGTAGTTCAATCCAACTTTGGCCAACCATGAATACCTTGGCCTCCATTGCCGTAGAAGTACCCTGTCCAAATGAAGCCGATATGCTATTGCATGCCCTCATCTCAAAGTCGTTAATTAATTCTACATCGATTTTTTTAAGTTTAGCTGGATCGGATAATTTAAAGATATGTAGGCTCGCTGACTTCTCATATCCAGAAGTATTTGCACCGTCTTGGCATGCGATCGCATAGTCCGAGCCATTGGCTGTTATCACTTCCAGATCTTGAAGATCTGTGCGGTCATTGAGGTTATCAATGTTTTTTATTTCAGATAATTCATTGTTAGCTGAGGTAGAAGTACGAACAGAAAAAATATCGCCATCCTGCCCCGCTTTAGGTGTTCCCTTTAGCATAGTAATCGTCGGTGCGTCATTAGACCCTGTAAAAGCTAGCCCTAGCATTCGATCATTGCCTGCTGACCAAGTTGTATCGATTAATGTTGCGTTATTGTCGTTGCCAGTATTACTACTTGGATTAGATGGATCTTGTGTTTCACTACTAGAACTTGATCCACCACAAGCGCTAAGTGATGCGGCAAAAATGCTGACTAAGATTGACGAGGTAATCGTGTTGTATTGCATGAACGTTTCCTTTATTTCTAAACACCACCACTTTATGAGATCAACCACACACCTTCTTCACCCACTTAGGTGATTTTAAGACGTTAAACATTTAAATAAAAAAGCCCTCGTTTGAGGGCTCTATAAACACAGTTTTTTACGCTGGCTTTATAATGGAAGTCACTTCAATTTACTTAACTTCGACTTCTGCTCCGGCACCTTCAAGTTCGGCTTTAATCTGTTCAGCCTCTTCTTTAGATACTTTATAAGAAGTGGATTTATTAATAGAAAGACCGGCAGCCACCACAGGAGGCGCTTCCGATTGAGGAACCTCTGGTAAAGTAAATTCAATAAGGCTTCCTTGCTCGGTTGAATCGTGACACCACGCGGTTTCTCCATTAATCGCTAACGCGTCAATACAATATTGGTAATCGCCAGCTGATAATTCAACATAGTCGTCACCCGTAAAATCAATACCCACTAAACCAGGATTGGACGATACCGCGAAGACATCGTTTCCGTTATTAATGAAATCCAGTATGTCTGCGCCTTCATCGGTGGATCCAGTAAACGGATTGCCATCCGTGCCAAAAACCGGTTCCTGATCATAAAAGTCATACAAACCTGTTTCGCCCTCTACATTTGTACTGAGTATGTAGAATTCTTTCGAATTTCCCGAATCCAGCACATCAACAGCGGCACTACTCCAAAGCACTGAGTCTTCTTCATAAATATCAAGCTCGTCCGTATCGATTTCATTGGTGCCATAATCATAAAGAAACTCTACGTAAAACGTTGAAAACCTAGAGCTCGTACTTTCACCATGAAGATACAAAGAAACAACATATTGCGTTTTCGCGCCCTCTGATTTGTTAGCCAGGTCAAAAACAGTTAATCCACCCATCGAGTGACAGTTGATCAATGATAAAGAGGAAGATCCTTGGTCTGTTAGATCAATACTGGCTGATATGTCCATGTCAGGAATATATAGTTCTAATTGGGCTGGTTCTTGTGGGTCTTGTGGCTCAGCTGGCAGTGCTATGTTTCGCGCTCCCATCGCGTTGGGGCCAGAACCACCTTCAAGAATGCTTTGCTTTGCATAGCCGCAGGTAGCGACTATCGCAGTATTCACAGTCTCATCATTTACATTCGCCGTAATAGGCAAAGCCAAGACATCCCGATAATAGTCTTGCTCTAAGTTGATTTCTGTCAGTGCTTTTAATTCTTTAGTAGCACTATCCCCACGCAACAGTGTATGAGATTGCGCTCCAGAGCTGTCTTCGCTGCGCTTTAACGCAAATAGATTGCCATTTTCAGCGCCTTGTGGATAAGTTAGACCCACGAGTTCATCACTTCCGGCGGTCCAAGTTAAGTCGGTATAGGCGTCTAGGTTAACAGTTGGAGTTGTATCATCATCAGAGGACCCACCGCACGCGGTAAGTAACATTGAAGTAACTGAAGCAAAGGCGACAGTGCGTAAATTTATATTTAGTATCATCTCGCGTCCTTAGTGAGTTTACTAGGACGGATATTAGAGCAAGATCAGGAATGAGCTTCTTCACCTCGTAGGGTGAAATTTGACTCGATAGTCAGCTAAACGCTTAAGTCTATTAAAGATAGTGATCTATCATGATATCTGGCTTAGATGGATACTCTAAGCCAGATGAACGAAAGGAAGCCGAAGTAATTACTTACCTTCGCCTTTTAACGCGTCGATGCGATCTGCTATGTAAGCCATTTCTGGGCGATTCTTACGCAACTCTTCTGTGGTCAAGCCATCAATTTCATGGGGGAATACCAACCATTCATCCGTCTCATGGATATAGTAATCCGGCACTCGATCCGTCTTATTGTTTTTAGGCTTGTAGTAAGGCGTCGCTACGCGAATCTCTGGCGTGTTCTTTTTACACGCTTTTTTCAAATCAACGATGGTTTGGTCGATACTCAAACCACTATCGTGCACGTCATCTACAATCAATAAACTGTCTTCACTCTCGATACGCTTGATCAAGTACGTTAAGCCATGGACACGTACTTTTTTAGAACGCTCGCCAATACCCGTATAGCTCGAAGTACGAATCGCAATATGATCGCTTTCCACACCAAATACATGCAGTAGCTCTTGAACCGCAATTCCCACTGGAGCACCACCGCGCCACACACCAACGATGTAATCAGGGCGGAAACCACTCTCATATACTTGAATAGCCAATTTGAACGAGTCTTCTAATAGCTGCTGAGCGCTAATATAAACTTTATCCATGAAATACCTACTGCAAAATTGAAATGAATGTAATTGAAATAAGATTAGGCTATTAACCGGCACGTCGCAGCATCCAGCTGCCCCATATCATGCACAAGCCAATAGGAATGAGGTTCGCAAGTAAGGGCCCAATGCCCACTAGCAAGCCAATAGGGCCGAGTAAATCCACAACAATTTTGTAGACAAGGCCCACGAGAATTCCTGTGAAAAGTCGCTGACCCATGGTCACGCTTCGCAAAGGTCCGAAGATGAAACTTATCCCAACCAGCACCAAAGCCAGGGTACTGATAGGTTGTAGTAACTTTTTCCAAAATGCGAGTTTAAACTCGCCGCCACCCAAACCTTGGGCATCCAAGTACTGGCCATATTTATACAGAGTAGAAATCGCCATATCCTTGGGTTCTTGCGCCACAAACTTTAGGGTCTCAGGTGTTAACTCAGTATCAAACGGTGCAATCGATTTGGCCTTGTATTCGGTCCTTACATCTTCGATGTGAGTAATACGAACATTCTCCATACTCCAATGTTCACGCTGATAAATCGCGCGCTTTGCATGGGTCATTTTGGTGAGATTCTTATTCTCATCAAACTCATATAGTGTCATGCCATGCAGAACGCCATTAGGCTCGATGGCAGCAAAGCGCATGTAATTATTACCTTCTTTGTGCCAATGACCTTTGCCTTCATTGGTCACTGCGACTTCTCTTCCAAGCGCTATGGTTCTAAAACTCGTGGTCATGCGCTCTAAGTCGGGCACTATGTATTCACCCATGACTAAACTCAAAACCATCATAATGGCACTGGCTTTGATCGTACTGAGCATGATTCGGCCCGTACTAACACCAGCCGCACGAATAGCGGTCAATTCACTATGAGTCGCTAAGCTTCCTAAACCCACGAGACAACCAATCAAGGTAATCATGGGAATCATTTCATACAATCGAGTAGGCGCCGACGCCACTACATAGTAAAGCGCATCAGCAAACGTAAACGTATCGCGAAGGTTATCCAGCTGATTCAAGAGTGCGATCACCAAGTCCAGCATGCCAAGTACGAACAGTACGGCTAAAATAGAATTGATGACGGAACTTCGAATGTAAGCATCTATCTTACGCATGGCCCTCTCCTACAGGAGCCGGCGTAATCGCTGCACGCTTTTTGGCTTGGCGCTTCAACTGGATCACTGGCCAATACATGAGCATAAGACCAATGCTCAAAAAGATACCGTGCAGCCACCAAAGACCTAGCCATTCTGGCGTATCTCCTTGCTCCATCCACTTTCGAGCGGTGATCAAGGTAGTGTAATAGACCATGTATAAAACCACTGCGGGTAACATTTTACCGTAGCGTCCTTGTCTGGGTTTAACATGGCTGAGCGGGAAGGCCATGATGACGATAATAGGGACAAGAATGAACAAACCAATTCGATAGTGCAAACGTGCTTTATAAACACGATGCTCTCGATCTAACAACTCCATAGTACTAACTGCTTCATAGCGCGCTTTTTTCGCCACATCGCTTTCTTCCGCGATTTTAACGGCGTAGCGATCAAAACTCATGGCCTCAAAATTAGGATCACCGGGGACCCCAGAAAAACGCTTTCCGTTGTTGAGTTCTAAATACCGTGACCCGCTATTGGGATCTACAAATTGCTGACCCGATTCTGCCAACAAGAGTACATTGCCATCGGCCATAAATACTTGCTGCATTTGCTTACGATCAGCACTTAGATCCTCTGCATAAGAGACTTTTTCACCGCCTTTTCCAAGAGCATTAAAGCGGCCCGGTGTCACGAACGAAAATTCACTCTCTTGCTGCTGCTCCTGTAAATAACGATCCAGCTTATCCGCTGCCGTAGGCGCCAGATATAAACTGAGGAAACCAATCAACAGCATCATCACAGTGACTGGCGCCATGGTAATACGAAACACCTGCTTGGGGCCAAAGCCCGTGGCATACAGCACCGTCATTTCGTTCTCACTGTGCATTCGGCCATAGACCAGCAAAATAGAAATGTAAAAACCCAGAGGTAAAATCAGCTGCAAAAAACCAGGGCTGTTGTAAAGAATGGTATAGAACACAGCCTCCGGGGGGATGATGCCTGCAACCGCCTTATTCAGATGGATAACCATACGCGCACTCGTCACTATCAGCATAAGAATGCCGGTAATCACAAATGTCGACGTAAGTAGCTCCCGAAGAAAATACCGCGTTAAAATCAAGCGTAAACCTTAAGTGTTATCCAAGCCGTGAGGCGTATCTGATATTAGCCTTGTATTTTTAATTTAAGATCCCAATAATCACTGTAGATCTTAGGCACTGAGTTGTATCTAGCTCTGCTCAGTGTGCAATGGAAAAATAGGCCATTTACAGTAGACTTTACATTATCCCTGAAAAAGTCTTACAGCACTACCTAAGCAGTCAACTTTCTCATACCCAAACTGGGCACAACTGGAGATACAATGGAATTCCTGGTTAATCAAAAATCAATCACTGAAAGTCAAAATAACGCCATCCTGCTATTTGTGGCAGAAGACAACAGCTTGTTTCAGCCTGGTAAAGATATTGATGAGAAGCTAAACGGTTTCCTGAGCAAGTTATTAGAGAGCAAAGACCTTTCGGGTAAAGCGGGCGAAACACACACTATCCCTCAGGCCGATGGCCCCCGTTTAATAGTTACAGGCGTTGGCAAAGCCAACGAAAAGGACGTAATCAAAGCCTTTAACGCATCGGCGGCAGCACTTAAGGCGAGCCCAAGTTATAACGCCAGCGTCAGCTTAGAAGGTATCAAAGTAAATGGCCGCGATGCCGCTTGGTTACACGAACAGCTAGCCATCGCGCTGCAGGGCACCGTGTACAAATTCGACGAGTGTAAAAGCAAAAAAGAAGAGAAAAAGCCAAGTATTGAAGGCATTGAAATCCTCGCTGGAAAAGAAATGAAAACCGCTGTGAGCTTTGGCCAAGCCGTTGCCCGAGGCATGATGACAGCAAAACGATTAGGTGACTTACCAGCCAACGTTGCAACTCCTTCGTATTTGGCTGAACAGGCACAGCAACTCGCCGCAGGTCATGATCGCTTGGACACTCAAGTACTTGACGAAGATAAAATGGAAGAACTAGGTATGGGTTCTTTCCTGAGCGTATCAAAAGGCTCCATTGAACCTGGCAAACTCATTTGTATGGAGTATAAGGGTGGCAAAGAAGGTGATGCTCCTCATGTGCTAGTAGGTAAAGGCATTACCTTTGATACCGGCGGCATTAGTTTGAAACCAGGTGCTGGTATGGACGAAATGAAGTACGACATGTGCGGCGCTGCTTCTGTACTGGGTACGATGGCTGCCATCGTAGAATTAAATCTACCGGTCAACTTCATCGGTGTCATTGCAGCAGCTGAAAATATGCCGGCAGGTCACGCTTCCAAGCCAGGTGATATCGTCACTGCCATGAACGGCACCACCATCGAAATCCTTAATACGGATGCAGAGGGTCGACTGGTCCTTTGTGATGCTCTGACATACGCCATCGAAACCTATAAACCCGCCAGCATCGTCGATATTGCCACGTTAACTGGCGCATGCATGATGGCTCTTGGAAACGTAAATTCTGGGTTGTTCACACAAGATGAAGAAATGGCTCACGACCTGCAAATGGCGAGCGATGTCTCCCAAGATGCGGTATGGCGCCTACCGCTGCAAGATGAGTATCAAGAATTGCTAGACAGTAACTTTGCCGATATCGCAAATATTGGTGGCCGCTTAGCAGGTGCAACGACTGCAGCGTGTTTCTTGTCTCGTTTCACTGAAGGGCAAAAATGGGCTCATTTGGACATTGCAGGTACCGCATGGCACAGCGGTGGTAAAAATAAAGGAGCCTCTGGGCGACCTGTTCCTTTGCTAGTGAATTACATAGCGAGCAAAGCGTAATAAATTTATCTACTCTGAAAACAAGGGACCGCATGGTCCCTTTTTCATTTTAAGCGAAGTCCAGTTTTTCAATCACCGACAAGAAGCGTTTCACTACCTGTGTACAACCCTTATCATTAAGGTGAATAAAGTCAGCCCAATACTCAGGTTTTTGTACTTCGTTGCGCAAGTCGATGTAATGGAATCGATCTAAGTCTTGACCCGTTCGCTGGCGGTATAACTCTGGCAGTTCAGACATTTCCTCCATCAACACATCTAACATAAGACGAATGGCATAGGCTCTTTCTGCATGCACGCCTATTCGTTTTCCATCAACTGCCTGAGGGTTGCTGGGCCATCCTTTTTTATCGAAGCTCTCGTGTAAATTCGCGTCGTCCTTCGTAAAAATCTGTCCTTGTTCATTAATATCAACACCAATTGTGGCAAATGCTCGGCGCGTCCATGTATGACCAATTAACTTAAATAGACGCCCTAAGATCAACCCAATATCATTAATATCGAAGCAAAAACTGGTGCCGCTATAAAGGTGAATGGGATAAGCATAACTGTGGCAAATAACATGGGCTTGCGGAGCAAATTCATCCCGATACAACAGCGCATTGAGGTAATGCTGAACAACACGCTGAGCCATAGACCTCAACTCATGAACGTCTATGGACTGCTCTGCACTACCACAATAGTCTTGCATTACATGGCGACGCATATGATTAATTAAGTCGTTGCCTCCGGCACTGAGTAAAATACAATCCAGATTCTGGCCTATATCCTTGTTCTTTAACACGGCATACAAGGTGGGTGACGGCAAACGCTCTTCCATAACGCCATGAGTTTTATCACTGGTCTTCGCCGATAATTCGTCA from Bermanella marisrubri carries:
- a CDS encoding ribosomal protein L7/L12; translated protein: MILNINLRTVAFASVTSMLLTACGGSSDDDTTPTVNLDAYTDLTWTAGSDELVGLTYPQGAENGNLFALKRSEDSSGAQSHTLLRGDSATKELKALTEINLEQDYYRDVLALPITANVNDETVNTAIVATCGYAKQSILEGGSGPNAMGARNIALPAEPQDPQEPAQLELYIPDMDISASIDLTDQGSSSLSLINCHSMGGLTVFDLANKSEGAKTQYVVSLYLHGESTSSRFSTFYVEFLYDYGTNEIDTDELDIYEEDSVLWSSAAVDVLDSGNSKEFYILSTNVEGETGLYDFYDQEPVFGTDGNPFTGSTDEGADILDFINNGNDVFAVSSNPGLVGIDFTGDDYVELSAGDYQYCIDALAINGETAWCHDSTEQGSLIEFTLPEVPQSEAPPVVAAGLSINKSTSYKVSKEEAEQIKAELEGAGAEVEVK
- a CDS encoding adenosine kinase, giving the protein MAQYHVYGIGNALVDKEFEVSDAFFAENGIEKGQMTLLDQAQQESLLTKLMDQFGLKNRAGGGSAANTIFAAQYLGAKTFYSCNVANDETGDFFIKDLTSAGIDTNLGDDREDGTTGKCMVMITPDAERTMNTYLGITADLNHEHITPDALHQSEYAYIEGYLVTNDGARDAAIKCKRLAEEKGVKTAMTFSDPAMVQFFKDGITEMLDGGVDLLFCNEQEAKLYAGVESLEDAKQAISKLAKTYAITRGAKGALVFDGQQEHIIEPFAAKAVDSNGAGDNFAGAFLYGITNGLDFAQAGKLASRISSQVVSQFGPRLRAEQYAEIKAELNL
- a CDS encoding phosphoribosyltransferase — its product is MDKVYISAQQLLEDSFKLAIQVYESGFRPDYIVGVWRGGAPVGIAVQELLHVFGVESDHIAIRTSSYTGIGERSKKVRVHGLTYLIKRIESEDSLLIVDDVHDSGLSIDQTIVDLKKACKKNTPEIRVATPYYKPKNNKTDRVPDYYIHETDEWLVFPHEIDGLTTEELRKNRPEMAYIADRIDALKGEGK
- the lptG gene encoding LPS export ABC transporter permease LptG, with the translated sequence MRKIDAYIRSSVINSILAVLFVLGMLDLVIALLNQLDNLRDTFTFADALYYVVASAPTRLYEMIPMITLIGCLVGLGSLATHSELTAIRAAGVSTGRIMLSTIKASAIMMVLSLVMGEYIVPDLERMTTSFRTIALGREVAVTNEGKGHWHKEGNNYMRFAAIEPNGVLHGMTLYEFDENKNLTKMTHAKRAIYQREHWSMENVRITHIEDVRTEYKAKSIAPFDTELTPETLKFVAQEPKDMAISTLYKYGQYLDAQGLGGGEFKLAFWKKLLQPISTLALVLVGISFIFGPLRSVTMGQRLFTGILVGLVYKIVVDLLGPIGLLVGIGPLLANLIPIGLCMIWGSWMLRRAG
- the lptF gene encoding LPS export ABC transporter permease LptF is translated as MILTRYFLRELLTSTFVITGILMLIVTSARMVIHLNKAVAGIIPPEAVFYTILYNSPGFLQLILPLGFYISILLVYGRMHSENEMTVLYATGFGPKQVFRITMAPVTVMMLLIGFLSLYLAPTAADKLDRYLQEQQQESEFSFVTPGRFNALGKGGEKVSYAEDLSADRKQMQQVFMADGNVLLLAESGQQFVDPNSGSRYLELNNGKRFSGVPGDPNFEAMSFDRYAVKIAEESDVAKKARYEAVSTMELLDREHRVYKARLHYRIGLFILVPIIVIMAFPLSHVKPRQGRYGKMLPAVVLYMVYYTTLITARKWMEQGDTPEWLGLWWLHGIFLSIGLMLMYWPVIQLKRQAKKRAAITPAPVGEGHA
- a CDS encoding response regulator, whose translation is MIIFIIDDHQMFAEAMRTVVQGFFNDSQIDIFTDPKKALESIDRIQPDLIILDLEMIGITGLIMLDILSQNRQNIPILICSGNLNEHNKQRVINAGAKGFLSKTEGMQQIREAIEALLAGKTYPKEACQYLSETQTSLLSNRQRIILGLMQSGLSNSEMAEALYVSTNTIKTHVRLMYNSLDVNSRIACINKARELGLIDPI
- a CDS encoding ATP-binding response regulator produces the protein MKSLIETIKTRLSSGWESHPLAQEIQWERHNLFMKEVGSRMVTSVIGAVLVGMMFYSSSSIEILWLWFSAITFVALNSFFIIRYHHKNPPENQGRNDLQYVRIWHWLNLYLSIIWGILWALTPFLFFPDASQVQVLSVLMLVVVLVSTPSVTMGCYPDIYITFLTPVFYSFGWHLLDVDFGDEWLPIIIAPFTWVSLVVFSIMIHRTHMEAIILRLEHHSSEKLALRRNQAKTRFIAVASHDLRQPIQAARLYAEAMQANSQLRNDDTVNRLTDSLHSASGLLDRLLDISKIDAGVVELHKTVQPIDALLQRLISTHSIQAEQKNLKLLSDITSTHANVDANIVSEILDNLLTNAIRYTHKGSIHLNAYKKDDQIIIEVLDSGVGMTRLQIDEAFEEFVQFENHVLTPTQGMGLGLPIVKRLCTLHEIELTIDSEIEKGTCVRLSLPASDVKQLKPEIEPIPSTQRNLRILLVEDEEQVADAMSAVLVSVNHDVSLATSLDEVQQTLTLDWLPHVLITDDRLADGKDALDVIALVKKSLPDISIIVITGNTSPERLQVLRNSGLTVLFKPVSSKAIYEALDLVLNGID